A window of Gemmatimonadota bacterium contains these coding sequences:
- a CDS encoding 4a-hydroxytetrahydrobiopterin dehydratase has translation MAIEDKTLLTEDEIRAEVADLEGWEYLEDTKELQRVWHFEKFVPTMAFVRRLTEIMDENNHHSDIGLNSRTKTLTVTVTTHSENAVTRADIDFAGAVNRG, from the coding sequence ATGGCTATTGAAGACAAAACCCTGTTGACCGAAGACGAGATTCGCGCAGAGGTTGCCGATCTCGAAGGATGGGAATATTTGGAAGACACAAAAGAATTGCAGCGCGTTTGGCATTTTGAGAAATTTGTGCCAACTATGGCTTTTGTGCGCAGGCTGACGGAGATTATGGATGAAAATAATCACCATTCGGATATCGGCCTCAACAGCCGAACAAAAACTCTTACGGTCACGGTGACGACCCACAGCGAAAATGCCGTCACCCGTGCAGATATCGATTTTGCAGGAGCAGTAAATCGAGGGTAA